Below is a genomic region from Verrucomicrobiota bacterium JB022.
CAAGGCGTGCTGGGGCTGGGTAACGGTACCGAACAGCACCAGCAAGGCTGGTCGCTGGATGTGCCCCTCGGCACCGAACCACCGGCAGCCCTCGCGGGCGGAAGCGAAATGGCCACGGCTGCCCCGGAGGACTCCATCGGCTTTGCGGCCGCCGTCGGGCTGGCCTTCGTCGGCGGCCTGATCCTCAACCTCATGCCCTGTGTATTCCCCGTGCTCGGCCTCAAGGTGATGGGCTTCGTCAGCCAGGCAGGCGAAGAGCGGAACAAGATCGTGCTGCATGGCCTCGTATTCACCGCTGGCGTGCTGATCAGCTTCTGGGTCTTGGCAGGCGCACTGCTGGTGCTACGGGCGGGCGGCGAGAGCCTCGGCTGGGGCTTCCAACTACAGTCCCCAGTGTTCGTGTTCTTCCTCGCACTGTTCCTCTTCGCCTTTGCGCTCAACATGAGCGGCTTGTTTGAGGTGGGCCAGGGAGCGGTCGGCGTCGGCCAAGGGCTGCAACGCAAGAATGGCCTGCAGGGGTCGTTCTTCAGCGGCGTACTTGCCACGGTAGTCGCCACGCCCTGTGCGGCTCCGTTTCTGGCTCCGGCCCTGGGTAGCGCGTTGACGCTGCCGCCAGTACAGGCCTTGGCCGTATTTACGTCGATCGGTATCGGCCTCGCCCTGCCCTACCTGCTGCTGAGCGCGTTCCCGAACCTGATCAAGGTGCTGCCCAAGCCGGGCGCGTGGATGGAAGCGTTCAAGCAGGGCATGGCATTCCTGCTGTATGCCACCGTGGCTTTTCTGCTGTGGGTGCTCGCGGGCCAGTTGACCGAAGACGCTGGCTACACGCCGGATGCCTTGCTTGCGGTGCTGTTTGCCCTCGTGGTGGTCGCCTTGGCCTTGTGGGGCTATGGGCGCTATGGAGCCTTCCACAAGCCGAAGAAGGTCCGCTACCCGGCCTATGGCGTCACGGCACTGTTGCTGCTCGGCGCCATCTTGCTTGCCTACCCGCAGCCCTCAATCGAAGGCGGCAGCGAAGACGCGCCTATCGTGGAATGGCAGAAGTGGGAGCCGGGCAAGGCCGAGCAACTCGCCGCCGAGGGCAAGATCGTCTATGTCGACTTCACCGCCCGCTGGTGCGTGACTTGCCAGACCAACAAGAAGCTCGTCTTCAATTCCGACGAGGTGCGCCGCCAGTTCGCGAACCGTGAAGTCGTGGCGCTGAAGGCCGACTGGACCAACGCCGACCCGCAGATCACTGAAGCACTCCAGTCGTTCGGCAAATCGGCCGTGCCCTTTAACGTGATCTACGGCCCCGGCCTCGATCAACCGATGGCGCTGCCGGAGGTCTTGACGCCCGGGATCGTGCTCGACCGCCTGAACGAGATTC
It encodes:
- a CDS encoding protein-disulfide reductase DsbD family protein; amino-acid sequence: MHWTKATAPTLPCWFLLACLFGLAQLAAAPLSDRNPVNARLVAEVEAVQPGQPFTAALELQHYDHWHTYWRSSQTGYATSLNWSLPEGWQTGELQWPVPMAMDFGGLIEYVYEGTVLLPVTVTPPADLQPGQTVTLRAEAGWLMCKEVCIPGDAELELTLPVVANTPPVNEAVAGQLEETRTHLPNEAQAEVAAWRTGDTVQLWVRGSDLPEQLYYFDGQAFLVPTLQPTVVDTDPAGKLLSFSVDPAGVGEVDRLQGVLGLGNGTEQHQQGWSLDVPLGTEPPAALAGGSEMATAAPEDSIGFAAAVGLAFVGGLILNLMPCVFPVLGLKVMGFVSQAGEERNKIVLHGLVFTAGVLISFWVLAGALLVLRAGGESLGWGFQLQSPVFVFFLALFLFAFALNMSGLFEVGQGAVGVGQGLQRKNGLQGSFFSGVLATVVATPCAAPFLAPALGSALTLPPVQALAVFTSIGIGLALPYLLLSAFPNLIKVLPKPGAWMEAFKQGMAFLLYATVAFLLWVLAGQLTEDAGYTPDALLAVLFALVVVALALWGYGRYGAFHKPKKVRYPAYGVTALLLLGAILLAYPQPSIEGGSEDAPIVEWQKWEPGKAEQLAAEGKIVYVDFTARWCVTCQTNKKLVFNSDEVRRQFANREVVALKADWTNADPQITEALQSFGKSAVPFNVIYGPGLDQPMALPEVLTPGIVLDRLNEIPRS